One genomic region from Estrella lausannensis encodes:
- a CDS encoding F-box/LRR-repeat protein encodes MQFNAIAPVFQAMIEYPYEEAGVCRSPSHTFNFGQDAYQIEYLSDMSNLLPESPTDDETSWTGGALKAAALSTVAISLFKVTKALSNRYFESKGSMSPELPRDIHVLTAKYLSTKDLLAMRLVSAELKAVADMELIDRLNNGSLFLNHLRLYSLSSLIDFFGDRAKFITRIRVQYPQHVDPAFDITRLGQVSLPSLIDFCGGVAKRIVGNHNPECVDQQFDTTLLDRFPKLTHLSLEDFKLNTDLRSLKHCPHLTHLSLEDRNLIADLSFLQYCPNLTRLDLRGCYRIVDLGFFEFCKNLTYLNLGGSYQLTDFSFLEHFPNLTHLDLTDCERISDLSFLQS; translated from the coding sequence CCTGTTTTTCAAGCAATGATAGAATATCCATATGAAGAAGCTGGAGTTTGTCGAAGCCCCTCGCATACTTTTAATTTTGGCCAAGATGCTTATCAGATTGAATATCTCAGCGATATGTCAAACTTGTTGCCTGAAAGTCCAACAGATGATGAAACCTCCTGGACTGGGGGTGCTCTAAAGGCAGCGGCTCTTTCCACCGTAGCAATTTCCTTGTTTAAGGTAACAAAGGCTCTGAGCAATCGCTATTTTGAATCTAAAGGATCTATGAGCCCCGAATTGCCTCGGGATATTCACGTACTGACTGCAAAATATTTGAGCACAAAAGACCTGCTCGCGATGCGTCTAGTTTCTGCAGAGTTAAAAGCAGTCGCTGACATGGAACTAATCGATCGATTGAATAACGGAAGCCTATTTCTTAACCATTTGCGACTTTATTCGCTGTCTTCTCTTATCGACTTTTTTGGCGACCGGGCAAAATTTATCACTCGAATTCGTGTTCAGTACCCTCAGCACGTCGATCCAGCATTTGATATAACACGGCTTGGCCAAGTTTCGTTGCCTTCTCTTATCGACTTTTGTGGCGGTGTGGCTAAACGCATCGTCGGAAATCATAACCCTGAGTGCGTAGATCAACAATTTGATACAACATTGCTTGACCGATTTCCAAAGTTGACGCACTTGAGTCTTGAGGATTTCAAGTTGAATACCGACTTGAGGTCTCTTAAGCATTGCCCGCATTTGACTCATCTGAGTCTGGAAGATCGCAATCTGATTGCCGACTTAAGCTTCCTTCAGTACTGTCCGAATTTAACCCGTCTGGATCTTAGGGGTTGCTACCGGATTGTTGATTTAGGCTTCTTTGAGTTTTGTAAGAATTTGACTTATTTGAATCTTGGGGGAAGCTACCAGCTCACTGACTTTAGCTTCCTTGAGCACTTTCCGAATTTGACTCATTTGGATCTGACCGATTGTGAGCGGATTAGCGACTTAAGCTTTCTTCAGTCCTAG
- a CDS encoding leucine-rich repeat domain-containing protein, protein MTYLNLGGSYQLTDFSFLEHCPHLTHLSLNDCNQITDVSFLASCPELTHLEVRSCRQITDLSFLGRCSKVTYLDLGSCRRITDLSFLQHCPNLKSYKDCDGRMVQIR, encoded by the coding sequence TTGACTTATTTGAATCTTGGGGGAAGCTACCAGCTCACTGACTTTAGCTTCCTTGAGCATTGTCCCCATTTGACTCATTTGAGTCTGAATGACTGCAATCAAATTACCGACGTTAGCTTCCTGGCGAGTTGTCCTGAATTGACTCATTTGGAGGTGAGATCGTGTAGACAGATTACTGACTTGAGCTTCCTTGGGCGTTGCTCTAAGGTAACTTATCTGGATCTCGGATCCTGCAGGCGGATTACCGACTTGAGTTTCCTTCAACACTGTCCGAATCTGAAAAGCTACAAGGATTGTGACGGCAGAATGGTGCAAATTCGATAA
- a CDS encoding leucine-rich repeat domain-containing protein, whose amino-acid sequence MQFNAIAPVFQAMIEYPYEEAGVCRSPSHTFNFGQGACQIDYLGGTLNPVPESATDHDPSWIGVALGVAALFTLVIPLFEVGKTLMRPSPDDFEFKGSLCSELPRDIHVLTVKYLGTRDLLAMRLVSLELKAVAEMELIDRLNSGTMSPKDLQIHSLPALAEYFGTQAKRITRIRYEDVKQEFKVELLSLFPKLKELDLTGCDCVDTLSFLEDYPHLTHLNLGKCKQITDFSFLERCLHLTYLGLGSCNQITHLSFLKYCPNLTHLHLHNCREITDFSSLEHCPHLTHLDLGWCHQIADFSFLERCPHLIYLDLTACRQITDFSFLDLCPNLTYLDLGRCEQITDFSFLERCLHLTHLVLAGCYQISNLSFLKYCPHLTLLDLGNCDKITDSSFLKRCPNLIHLNLWNCWGITDFSFLQHCAQLTHLGLWGCRQITDLSFLEYCPHLTHLDLGRCYQVTYFSLLGYCPQLTHLGLEGLSQITDSNAYRYMMGFGQTSNFSLLEYCPDLTHLDLGDCSQITNFSFLQHCPNLKSYSSGGYREWLKI is encoded by the coding sequence ATGCAATTCAATGCGATAGCTCCTGTTTTTCAAGCAATGATAGAATATCCATATGAAGAAGCTGGAGTTTGTCGAAGCCCCTCGCATACTTTTAATTTTGGCCAAGGTGCGTGTCAGATTGATTATCTCGGCGGTACGTTAAACCCGGTGCCTGAAAGTGCAACTGATCATGATCCTTCCTGGATTGGGGTTGCTCTTGGGGTAGCGGCTCTTTTCACCCTGGTAATTCCTTTGTTTGAGGTAGGAAAGACTTTGATGCGCCCCTCTCCTGATGATTTTGAATTCAAGGGATCATTGTGCTCTGAGTTGCCGCGAGATATTCACGTATTGACCGTAAAATATCTGGGTACAAGAGACCTTCTTGCGATGCGTTTAGTCTCCTTAGAGTTAAAAGCTGTCGCTGAAATGGAGTTAATCGATCGATTGAATAGCGGCACTATGTCTCCGAAGGATTTGCAAATCCATTCACTGCCCGCCCTTGCTGAGTATTTTGGCACCCAGGCAAAACGGATCACCCGAATCCGATATGAGGATGTCAAGCAAGAGTTTAAAGTAGAGCTGCTAAGCCTATTTCCAAAGTTGAAAGAGTTGGATTTGACAGGCTGTGATTGTGTCGATACCTTAAGCTTTCTTGAGGATTATCCGCATTTGACTCATCTGAATCTGGGTAAATGCAAGCAGATCACCGACTTTAGCTTCTTAGAGCGTTGCCTGCATTTGACTTATTTAGGTCTGGGGAGTTGTAACCAGATTACCCACTTAAGTTTCCTTAAGTATTGCCCTAATTTGACTCATTTGCATCTGCATAACTGCAGGGAGATTACCGACTTTAGCTCCCTTGAGCATTGTCCGCATTTGACGCATCTGGATTTGGGGTGGTGCCATCAGATTGCCGATTTTAGTTTCTTAGAGCGCTGTCCGCATTTGATTTATCTGGATCTGACCGCCTGCAGGCAGATCACCGATTTTAGCTTTCTTGATCTTTGCCCTAATTTGACCTATTTGGATCTGGGAAGGTGCGAGCAGATCACCGATTTTAGCTTCTTGGAGCGTTGTCTGCATTTGACGCATTTGGTTCTGGCGGGTTGCTATCAGATTAGCAACTTGAGCTTCCTGAAGTATTGCCCTCATTTGACGCTTTTGGATCTGGGGAACTGTGACAAGATTACCGACTCTAGCTTTTTAAAGCGTTGCCCTAATCTAATTCATCTGAATCTATGGAATTGCTGGGGGATTACCGACTTTAGCTTCCTTCAGCATTGTGCGCAATTGACGCATCTCGGCCTGTGGGGGTGCAGGCAGATTACCGACTTAAGCTTCCTTGAGTATTGTCCGCACTTGACCCATCTGGATTTGGGGAGGTGCTATCAGGTTACCTACTTTAGCCTCCTTGGCTATTGTCCCCAGTTGACGCACCTCGGCCTCGAGGGGTTAAGCCAGATTACTGACTCAAATGCCTACAGGTATATGATGGGGTTCGGCCAGACCAGTAACTTTAGCTTACTTGAGTATTGTCCCGATTTGACCCATCTGGATCTGGGGGATTGCAGCCAGATTACCAACTTTAGCTTCCTTCAACATTGTCCGAATCTGAAAAGCTACTCAAGCGGCGGTTATCGTGAGTGGCTAAAAATATGA